In Capsicum annuum cultivar UCD-10X-F1 chromosome 11, UCD10Xv1.1, whole genome shotgun sequence, one genomic interval encodes:
- the LOC107848166 gene encoding adenylate kinase 5, chloroplastic-like isoform X1 has translation MDVYRIGTLMKLIRVLALSFADDGKRVKVCVQGSLGKGALAGMPLQLAESQKILEFMDWGDYDTLGTFVNSGSIGGKEVAGQDDLFILVAFQNAVENCIIDVIHRELFSVIFSYYSYSVYYIPFP, from the exons ATG GATGTTTATCGAATAGGTACGCTAATGAAACTTATCCGTGTACTTGCTCTTTCATTTGCTGATGATGGAAAGCGTGTCAAG GTTTGTGTCCAAGGTTCTTTGGGGAAAGGTGCACTTGCAGGGATGCCTTTGCAGCTTGCAGAAAGTCAAAAGATATTAGAGTTCATGGATTGGGGTGATTATGACACGTTGGGCACCTTTGTCAATAGTGGTTCTATAG GTGGCAAGGAGGTTGCCGGACAAGACGACTTGTTCATTCTAGTGGCTTTCCAGAATGCTGTCGAAAATTGCATCATAGATGTCATTCACCGTGAATTATTTTCTGTAATTTTCTCATATTACTCTTATTCAGTTTATTATATTCCATTTCCCTGA
- the LOC107848166 gene encoding adenylate kinase 5, chloroplastic-like isoform X2, with amino-acid sequence MKLIRVLALSFADDGKRVKVCVQGSLGKGALAGMPLQLAESQKILEFMDWGDYDTLGTFVNSGSIGGKEVAGQDDLFILVAFQNAVENCIIDVIHRELFSVIFSYYSYSVYYIPFP; translated from the exons ATGAAACTTATCCGTGTACTTGCTCTTTCATTTGCTGATGATGGAAAGCGTGTCAAG GTTTGTGTCCAAGGTTCTTTGGGGAAAGGTGCACTTGCAGGGATGCCTTTGCAGCTTGCAGAAAGTCAAAAGATATTAGAGTTCATGGATTGGGGTGATTATGACACGTTGGGCACCTTTGTCAATAGTGGTTCTATAG GTGGCAAGGAGGTTGCCGGACAAGACGACTTGTTCATTCTAGTGGCTTTCCAGAATGCTGTCGAAAATTGCATCATAGATGTCATTCACCGTGAATTATTTTCTGTAATTTTCTCATATTACTCTTATTCAGTTTATTATATTCCATTTCCCTGA
- the LOC107848165 gene encoding prolycopene isomerase, chloroplastic: protein MPHRLRYYTSSGYTTMQERNILLWPNSAQYLPQNAGDIAQKYIRDPRLLSFIDVECFIVSTINALQSPISMQAWFYMRHFCGIN from the exons ATGCCACATCGTTTGAGATATTATACCAGTTCCGGCTACACTACTATGCAGGAACGCAATATCCTATTATGGCCGAACTCAG CCCAGTATTTACCCCAGAATGCTGGTGACATTGCTCAGAAGTATATAAGAGATCCCAGGTTGCTGTCCTTTATTGATGTAGAG TGCTTTATTGTGAGTACAATTAATGCATTACAATCACCAATATCAATGCAAGCATG GTTCTATATGAGACATTTTTGTGGAATCAACTAA